A single region of the Vagococcus teuberi genome encodes:
- a CDS encoding phospho-sugar mutase has product MSWKNTYLKWKEFNELEPSLKNNLFEIEQNETELQDAFYAPLEFGTAGMRGILGAGINRMNIYTVRQAANGLALFIATLGEDAKKRGVAIAYDSRHQSPEFAMESAKTLANHGITSYVFESLRPTPELSFSVRHFNCIAGIMITASHNPANYNGFKVYGEDGAQMPPQDADKVTEFVRSVENPLVIEVISDDKSDDFINIVGEEVDTIYLEEMLSVTIDNELIKRSGDKLNMVFTPLHGTGKMLGEKALSQIGFTNVSLVEEQAIADPNFTTVKSPNPEELSAFEYAIRLGEELSADLLVATDPDADRLGAAVRLPSGEFRVLTGNQLASLMVHYILSKKQEKQELPSNGMVLKSIVSSELPTRICDAYDVEMKNVLTGFKFIAEQIKEAEAKNSAEFLFGFEESYGYLVKPFVRDKDAIQALVMLAEVATYYMEKGQTLYDALLDLYKEYGYFEEKTISVTKSGMEGLKEIATIMHDVREQLPTSFGSVKVNYTEDYSVGKRLFADGQEQTLELPKANVLKFFLEDGSWIAIRPSGTEPKIKFYIGAVDQTQETVTEKIELFTNELAKYSA; this is encoded by the coding sequence ATGAGTTGGAAAAACACTTATCTAAAATGGAAAGAATTTAATGAATTAGAACCTAGTTTAAAGAATAATCTGTTTGAAATAGAACAAAATGAAACCGAATTACAAGATGCTTTTTATGCACCGTTAGAGTTTGGCACAGCAGGTATGAGAGGGATTTTAGGTGCGGGAATCAACCGTATGAATATTTATACTGTTCGTCAAGCAGCTAACGGTTTAGCTTTATTTATCGCAACATTAGGTGAGGATGCCAAAAAAAGAGGGGTTGCGATTGCGTATGATTCGAGACATCAATCACCAGAATTTGCGATGGAATCAGCTAAAACACTAGCTAATCACGGAATTACGTCATACGTATTTGAAAGTTTACGTCCAACGCCCGAATTATCATTTTCTGTACGACATTTTAATTGTATTGCAGGGATTATGATTACTGCAAGCCATAATCCGGCAAATTACAACGGTTTTAAAGTATACGGGGAAGATGGTGCACAGATGCCACCACAAGACGCTGACAAAGTAACAGAATTTGTGCGTAGCGTTGAAAATCCATTGGTAATTGAAGTGATTTCTGATGACAAGTCAGATGATTTTATCAATATCGTGGGTGAAGAAGTTGACACAATTTATTTAGAAGAGATGTTATCCGTGACGATAGACAATGAGTTAATCAAACGAAGTGGCGACAAATTAAACATGGTTTTCACGCCATTACATGGAACAGGGAAAATGCTTGGTGAAAAAGCATTATCACAAATTGGCTTTACCAATGTTTCCTTAGTTGAGGAACAAGCGATTGCAGATCCTAATTTTACTACAGTGAAATCACCAAACCCTGAAGAATTATCAGCATTCGAATATGCGATTCGTTTAGGTGAGGAGCTATCAGCTGATTTATTAGTAGCAACAGACCCAGATGCCGATCGTTTAGGTGCAGCCGTAAGACTACCAAGTGGCGAGTTTCGAGTGTTAACCGGAAATCAATTAGCCAGTTTGATGGTGCATTATATTTTGAGTAAAAAGCAAGAAAAACAAGAGCTACCATCCAATGGTATGGTATTAAAATCAATCGTATCAAGTGAGTTACCAACACGAATTTGTGACGCATATGATGTTGAAATGAAAAATGTGTTAACTGGTTTTAAATTTATCGCCGAACAAATCAAAGAAGCAGAAGCTAAAAACTCGGCAGAATTTTTATTTGGTTTTGAGGAAAGTTATGGCTACTTAGTGAAACCATTTGTTCGTGATAAAGATGCAATTCAAGCATTGGTAATGTTAGCTGAAGTGGCAACTTATTACATGGAAAAAGGGCAAACATTGTATGATGCCTTACTTGATTTGTACAAAGAATATGGTTATTTTGAAGAAAAAACGATTTCTGTAACCAAATCAGGTATGGAAGGGTTAAAAGAAATTGCAACTATCATGCATGACGTGAGAGAACAATTGCCAACATCATTTGGTAGCGTAAAAGTGAACTATACAGAAGATTATTCAGTTGGAAAACGTCTATTTGCTGATGGACAAGAGCAAACACTTGAATTACCAAAGGCAAATGTATTAAAATTCTTTTTAGAAGATGGTAGTTGGATTGCTATTAGGCCTTCTGGGACAGAACCAAAAATTAAGTTTTATATTGGAGCAGTGGATCAAACACAAGAGACTGTTACTGAAAAAATAGAATTATTTACGAATGAATTAGCTAAGTATAGTGCGTAA
- a CDS encoding thioesterase family protein, which yields MTFSTTLEVTKKYTAKELGSGTFAVLGTPGLIAMVENVCMNAVAQKLEKDETTVGLAINIKHLKPSALGALITIKVELKECEKKHFEFDYQAFDGEKLIATGSHSRVIVNSLTFMERTN from the coding sequence ATGACATTTAGTACAACGTTGGAAGTCACAAAAAAATATACCGCAAAAGAACTTGGTTCTGGTACCTTTGCTGTTTTAGGTACACCAGGATTAATTGCAATGGTTGAGAATGTTTGTATGAATGCCGTGGCGCAAAAATTAGAAAAAGACGAAACAACAGTGGGATTAGCAATTAATATCAAACATTTAAAACCTTCAGCTCTTGGAGCGTTGATTACGATTAAAGTAGAACTTAAAGAATGCGAGAAAAAACATTTTGAGTTTGATTACCAAGCGTTTGATGGTGAAAAGTTGATTGCAACAGGTTCTCACTCTCGTGTCATAGTTAATTCGTTAACGTTTATGGAGCGTACTAACTAA
- a CDS encoding CCA tRNA nucleotidyltransferase — protein MKINDLPIEFKQALPVIDKINEHGYEAYFVGGSVRDVILNHEIHDVDIATSAFPEEIKEIFPRTIDVGIDHGTVLVLYEEDQYEITTFRTESTYQDYRRPDTVTFVRSLEEDLKRRDFTMNALAMTREGNIIDLFDGIESIHAKEIKAVGNPDERFSEDALRMMRALRFASQLSFDIEEKTEEAISKNHQLLTKIAIERIYIEWVKLLMGAERKRGIIPFVETNCFICCPGFSHKKELLVSFANQNPEMLLTSEELAWSCLLIAIEEKHAKTLLGKWKASKRLSNLVEKVIDCYNERLTSQWSAKEMYQAGIEVISLVEQVRDFFGLENNEDELIKAYNQLPIKSMADLKVSGRDILAYMDKKPGPWLGRVLKQTEKHVVEGQWENDKKVLLEKIKEMVG, from the coding sequence ATGAAGATAAATGACTTACCAATTGAATTTAAACAAGCGTTACCAGTAATAGATAAGATAAATGAGCACGGTTATGAAGCTTACTTTGTAGGTGGTAGTGTGAGAGATGTGATTTTAAATCATGAAATTCATGATGTTGACATAGCTACAAGTGCTTTTCCAGAAGAGATAAAAGAAATTTTTCCTCGTACGATTGATGTTGGAATCGATCATGGGACTGTATTGGTGTTGTATGAAGAAGATCAATATGAGATTACAACTTTTAGAACAGAATCAACTTATCAAGATTATCGTCGACCAGATACAGTCACATTTGTTCGTTCACTTGAAGAGGATTTAAAACGCCGAGACTTTACGATGAATGCATTAGCTATGACACGTGAAGGGAATATTATTGATTTGTTTGATGGAATAGAGTCCATTCATGCAAAAGAAATAAAAGCAGTCGGTAATCCTGATGAGCGTTTTAGTGAAGACGCACTAAGAATGATGCGTGCGTTGCGTTTTGCGAGTCAGTTGAGTTTTGATATAGAAGAAAAAACGGAAGAAGCTATTTCAAAAAATCATCAACTGTTAACAAAGATTGCGATTGAACGAATTTATATCGAATGGGTTAAACTTCTTATGGGAGCAGAAAGAAAAAGAGGTATCATCCCTTTTGTTGAAACAAATTGTTTTATCTGTTGTCCAGGGTTTAGTCATAAAAAGGAATTGTTAGTTAGCTTTGCTAATCAAAATCCTGAGATGTTGTTGACGAGTGAAGAATTAGCTTGGAGCTGTTTATTAATTGCGATAGAAGAAAAGCATGCCAAGACGTTACTCGGTAAATGGAAAGCATCCAAACGATTGTCTAATTTAGTTGAAAAAGTAATTGATTGCTATAACGAGCGATTAACCAGTCAGTGGAGTGCCAAAGAGATGTATCAAGCTGGCATTGAAGTGATTTCTTTAGTTGAACAAGTCAGAGACTTTTTCGGCTTAGAGAACAACGAAGACGAGCTAATTAAGGCATATAATCAACTGCCAATCAAATCAATGGCAGATTTAAAAGTATCTGGGCGAGATATTTTAGCTTATATGGATAAAAAGCCAGGCCCTTGGTTAGGGAGAGTATTAAAACAAACTGAAAAACACGTAGTTGAAGGTCAATGGGAAAATGATAAAAAGGTATTATTAGAAAAAATAAAGGAAATGGTGGGGTAG
- a CDS encoding nucleotide pyrophosphohydrolase encodes MTQPKYLSDMQQEVDDYISQFKAGYFSPLAQLARLTEETGELAREINHYYGEKAKKTDEIPKTVEEELGDVLVVLLIMANSLDIDLTKVFEDNMKKFYARDSHRFERVDEEKSMD; translated from the coding sequence ATGACACAACCAAAATATTTATCAGATATGCAACAAGAGGTGGATGATTATATCTCGCAGTTTAAGGCAGGATATTTTTCACCACTTGCGCAACTAGCAAGATTAACAGAAGAAACAGGAGAGTTAGCCCGCGAAATCAATCATTACTACGGGGAAAAAGCCAAAAAGACTGATGAAATACCGAAAACAGTGGAAGAAGAACTAGGAGATGTGTTAGTTGTTCTCCTTATTATGGCAAATTCACTCGACATTGATTTGACAAAAGTATTTGAAGATAACATGAAAAAGTTTTATGCTAGAGATAGTCATCGCTTTGAACGAGTCGATGAGGAAAAAAGTATGGATTAG
- a CDS encoding YitT family protein yields the protein MRINKQFFINCIMIFLGASIFSFGLVNFNMANKLAEGGMTGIALIIYNLFSINPALTTLVLNVPLILIGLKLLGLEPLILTLVGSLSLSLNLWLWQKVPLAISVDNDILIAALLAGICGGFGSGIVYKYGGTTGGTDIIARIIERRFGMTIGRSLFALDVVVLLLSLTYLSLKEMMYTLITVFVFSRVVDFVQDASYGAKGVFVVSDHDREIGERIMSELERGVTYINSEGGFSKESRQMVYCVASISEMSRIKEISYEIDPRAFMTFFNINEVTGEGFTYKELQEIHEQAKKQK from the coding sequence ATGCGTATAAATAAGCAATTTTTCATTAATTGTATCATGATTTTTCTTGGAGCGAGCATTTTTAGTTTTGGTTTGGTAAATTTTAACATGGCAAACAAATTAGCCGAAGGTGGAATGACTGGTATCGCACTGATTATTTATAATTTATTTTCCATCAATCCAGCGTTAACCACGTTAGTGTTAAATGTGCCACTCATCCTAATTGGTCTCAAACTGTTAGGTCTGGAGCCGTTAATTTTAACTTTAGTGGGTTCTCTCTCACTTTCTTTAAACTTATGGCTGTGGCAAAAAGTTCCGCTAGCCATTTCAGTTGATAATGACATTTTAATAGCCGCACTACTCGCAGGTATTTGTGGTGGATTTGGTAGCGGGATTGTGTACAAATATGGTGGGACAACTGGTGGGACAGATATTATCGCCCGAATCATTGAACGCAGATTTGGTATGACAATTGGCCGTTCACTTTTTGCTTTAGACGTCGTAGTTCTTCTTCTTTCTTTGACTTACTTGTCGTTAAAAGAAATGATGTATACGCTAATTACCGTATTTGTTTTTAGTCGAGTCGTTGATTTTGTCCAAGACGCGTCATATGGTGCCAAAGGAGTATTCGTTGTTTCTGATCATGACCGAGAAATTGGTGAGCGAATTATGTCCGAATTAGAACGTGGTGTGACGTATATCAATAGCGAAGGTGGTTTTTCTAAGGAAAGTCGTCAGATGGTCTATTGTGTGGCAAGTATTAGTGAAATGAGCCGTATAAAAGAAATAAGTTACGAAATCGACCCACGAGCTTTTATGACCTTCTTTAATATTAATGAAGTGACAGGTGAAGGATTTACATATAAAGAATTACAAGAAA